Sequence from the Nocardia brasiliensis genome:
TCTTTGCTGGTGTTGGTGAGCAGCTCCGGGCCCCCTTCGCGCACCACGAGCGTGTCCTCGATCCGGACCCCGCCGCGGCCGGGAAAGTACACACCAGGTTCGACGGTCACCGCCACGCCAGACAGAAGTGTACCGGTTCCGTTTTTCGCCAGTCCGGGCGCTTCATGGATCTGCAGTCCGACACCGTGCCCGAGCCCGTGCACGAACAGCGCGCCGTGCCCCGCGGCCTCGATCACCGACCGCGACGCGGCGTCCACGTCGGCGACCTGCACGCCGGGCCGCAACGCCGCGCATCCCGCCCGCTGCGACGCCGCCACCAGCTCGTACACCTCGCGCTGCCAGTCGCTGGGCGCGCCGAGCACGAAGGTGCGGGTCATGTCCGAGTGGTAGCCGCCGACCGTCGCGCCGAAGTCGAGTTTGACGAAATCGCCCGCGGCCAGCACCGCCTCGGTCGGCCGATGGTGCGGGACAGCCGAATTCGCGCCCGCCGCGACGATGGTCTCGAACGACACCGCCTCGGCGCCGTGCTCGAACATCGCCCATTCGAGATCGCGCGCGACCTGTCGTTCGGTGCGGCCCGGTCGCAGGCCGCCGCGCTCGAGCAGCGCGGCCAGGCCCGCGTCGCCCGCCGCGCAGGCCGCCCGCAGCTGCTCCACCTCGTAGGCGTCCTTCACCGTGCGCAACTGTTCGACCAGGCCGGGCGTGGCGACGAACTCGAGTCCGGTGCGCTGCTCGACGAAGCCGCGATGCTGGTCGACTGTGACGATGTGGCTCTCGTAGCCGATCCGGCCGAGCTGCCATTCCCCCGCCAGCTCGACGATGCGCCGGGCGGTCGCCCTGGCGATCTCGGCACGCAGATCCGGGACCTGCTCGGCGACCTGGGTCCGATAGCGACCGTCGGTGCCGATCACCGTGCGGTCCTCCGCGTCGCGCATGTCCCAGGAGTGCACCAGTAGCGCCGCGTTGGAACCGGTGAAGCCGGTGAGATATCTGAGGTTCACCAGGTCGGTGACCAGCAGGCCGTCCACCCCGTTCTCCACCAGCAGACTGCGCAACGCGCCACGCCGCGCCGCGTAGTCGGGCGCATTGCCCACGTGATCAGCACACATGCGTCAAAGTTACCGCCGACACGCCGAATGGCCATAGACAACACGTGGACCGGTCGCTGCCGGCGCGCCGCCGCGGCGATCCTTCCCGCTCACGCCGCGCCGGAATCCGTTGCCGCTCATCGATTTACACAAACCGGTCGGCATGCGAGGTGGCCGGTGTTCACATCTGGAAAAGTTGTCCCCATTCTGGGCGCGCGTTGTCGTTCCCGCCCGTGCTCGGACGAAGCTTGCAGGCATGACATCCGTCGCGTTCACCGCCCTCCTGGCGTGGTGTGCCGTGTTGAGCGGCATCGATCTGCGGCAGCGTCGGCTGCCGAACGAACTGACCGGTTCGGGTGCCCTCGCGGTCCTCGGATATGCCCTGTCCACAACACAATTCACAGCCGCGCTGCTGGGTGCCGCGCTGCTCGCGCTCCCCTATCTCGCGCTGCATCTGCTCGTCCCCGCGGCGTGCGGCGCGGGCGATGTGAAGCTCGCCGTCCCGCTCGGTGCGGTCGCGGCGCTCGGCGGCGGACAGGCCTGGGTGCAGGCGGCCGTGGCCGCCCCCTTGCTCACCGCCGCCGCGGGCCTCGTGCTGCTCCTTATCTGCCGCATCCGTGCACCCGGCACCCCGGTGCCCGCGCTGCCGCACGGGCCCGCGATGTGTTTGGCCACGGTCACGGCTTTGGTGGTTGCCCATGGCGGTTGATACGTCACGGTGCGGTCGCCTACCCCGCGCGGCCGGGCCGTGCATGCGCGCGCGACGAGCGCTGCCCTCGGTCCGACAACCCGTGCGCCCGACCGCCCGGGCGGCTGCCGATCTCAGCGGCTCAGCTGGGCGTCGGCGGCGAAACGGGCGAACGTGCCTGCCATCACGGCGGGCCGCATGCCGGACCGGGCGCGTCGACATGGGAAGATGGAGCACGTGTTGCGCTGGATAACTGCCGGAGAATCCCATGGTCCCGCTCTCGTCGCCCTCCTCGAAGGAATGGTGGCCGGAGTCGAGGTGACGTCCGACGAGATTTCCGCGCAGTTGGCGCGCCGCCGACTGGGCTACGGGCGCGGCGCCCGGATGAAGTTCGAGGCCGACAAGGTGACCGTCATCGGCGGCGTCCGGCACGGCCGCACCATGGGCGGCCCGGTCGCGATCGAGGTGGCCAACTCCGAATGGCCGAAGTGGACGACCGTCATGTCCGCCGACCCGGTCGACCCGGCCGAACTAGCCGACCTGGCGCGCAATGCCCCGCTCACCCGGCCCCGCCCCGGACACGCCGACTACTCCGGCATGCTCAAGTACGGCTTCGACGACGCCCGCAACGTGCTCGAACGCGCCAGCGCGCGGGAGACCGCGGCACGCGTGGCCGCGGGCACCGTCGCCCGCAACTTCCTCCGGCAGGCATTCGGCGTCGAGGTGATCTCGCACGTCGTATCGATCGGCACCGCGGTGAACAGCACCGGCGTCGTCCCGACCGCGGCCGACCTCGCTGCCATCGACGAGAGCCCGGTCCGCGCGTTCGACAAGGACGCCGAAGCCGCGATGATCGCCGAGATCGAGGCCGCGAAGAAGGACGGCGACACCCTCGGCGGCGTCGTCGAGGTGGTTGTCGAGGGCCTGCCCGTCGGGCTCGGCTCGTTCATCAGCGGCGCGGACCGCCTGGACGCGCGGCTCGCCGCGGCGCTCATGGGCATTCAGGCCATCAAGGGCGTCGAGGTCGGCGACGGTTTCGAGACCGCGCGCCGGCGCGGCAGCCAGGCCCACGACGAGATGCGGCCCGGCCCCGACGGCGTGCTGCGCTCCACCAACCGCGCGGGCGGCCTCGAGGGCGGCATGACCAACGGCGAGGCGTTG
This genomic interval carries:
- the aroC gene encoding chorismate synthase, with amino-acid sequence MLRWITAGESHGPALVALLEGMVAGVEVTSDEISAQLARRRLGYGRGARMKFEADKVTVIGGVRHGRTMGGPVAIEVANSEWPKWTTVMSADPVDPAELADLARNAPLTRPRPGHADYSGMLKYGFDDARNVLERASARETAARVAAGTVARNFLRQAFGVEVISHVVSIGTAVNSTGVVPTAADLAAIDESPVRAFDKDAEAAMIAEIEAAKKDGDTLGGVVEVVVEGLPVGLGSFISGADRLDARLAAALMGIQAIKGVEVGDGFETARRRGSQAHDEMRPGPDGVLRSTNRAGGLEGGMTNGEALRVRAAMKPISTVPKALATVDMTTGEEAVAIHQRSDVCAVPAAGVVAESMVALVVAQAALEKFGGDSISETLENITSYVKRIGARPHLTSVDTSPQ
- a CDS encoding prepilin peptidase, with the protein product MTSVAFTALLAWCAVLSGIDLRQRRLPNELTGSGALAVLGYALSTTQFTAALLGAALLALPYLALHLLVPAACGAGDVKLAVPLGAVAALGGGQAWVQAAVAAPLLTAAAGLVLLLICRIRAPGTPVPALPHGPAMCLATVTALVVAHGG
- a CDS encoding M24 family metallopeptidase, with product MCADHVGNAPDYAARRGALRSLLVENGVDGLLVTDLVNLRYLTGFTGSNAALLVHSWDMRDAEDRTVIGTDGRYRTQVAEQVPDLRAEIARATARRIVELAGEWQLGRIGYESHIVTVDQHRGFVEQRTGLEFVATPGLVEQLRTVKDAYEVEQLRAACAAGDAGLAALLERGGLRPGRTERQVARDLEWAMFEHGAEAVSFETIVAAGANSAVPHHRPTEAVLAAGDFVKLDFGATVGGYHSDMTRTFVLGAPSDWQREVYELVAASQRAGCAALRPGVQVADVDAASRSVIEAAGHGALFVHGLGHGVGLQIHEAPGLAKNGTGTLLSGVAVTVEPGVYFPGRGGVRIEDTLVVREGGPELLTNTSKDLTVVD